AGGTGCTCGCGGGACGCCGGCGATCGCTGCGCGCTGAGGCCGGCACAGAGACATGAGTGGCAGCACGGTGAGTTGCCGGGGTGTCACCCCGCGGACAGCAGACATCTTCCCGGGGACACCGGGCATCCCGCTGGAGAtgccgccgggagcggggccggatGCTGACGCCCGCGGGGTGGGGGCAGCGGCTGACGCTCTCCCCCCGCCCGCAGAGCCAGCGCGCCGCCGCCCTGGGGGTCCTCTTTGCCCTGATCATGTTGCTGATCATCTACAGCTCCGGCAGCGGGAGCGAGGTCTTCCCCTACAGCCGCCTGCGGGGCAGAGCCCGCCGGCCCCCCGACCTCAAGAAGTGGGGGGTGAAAAGCGGGTACCTGCCCGTCTGTGGGAACAAGGTACGAGCTAAGTGGTGGGGTCCAGCCTCAGAGGTGGGCACAGGATCCAGCCCTCCGCCGACGTCCAGCCAAATTGTGGGGGTGCCGTGTCCCCTGTCCCAGCTCCATCCTTCCCTGCTGGGTCATGGTGACACCAAAAGTCACCTGCTCACGGCGCTTGTGGTCCCCAGACCCTGACTGCCCGCTGCCACCAGTGCGTCATCGTCACCAgctccagccacctcctgggcACCCGCCTGGGCACGGCCATCGACGGGGCCGAGTGCACCATCCGCATGAACGACGCGCCCACCACCGGCTATGAGGTCGACGTGGGCAATAAGACCAGCTTCCGCGTGGTGGCCCACTCCAGCCTCTACCGTGTCCTCAAGCGGCCCCAGGAGTTCGTCAACAAGACCCCGGAGACCATCTTCATCTTCTGGGGGCCGCCCGCCAAGATGCAGAAGAGCCTCCTGAAAATCATCCAGCGTGTCAGCGCCTCCTTCCCCAACATGACGGCCTACGTCGTCTCCCCCGGCCGCATGAAGCAGTTCGATGACCTGTTTCGGGGGGAGACGGGGAAGGACAGGTACCCCAGAGCCACCTCCTGCACCGTGCCCCCCTTTTTTCCAGGTCCCTTCGGGCTTGCTCCATGGGGGTGGGCTGCAGCACCAGGCTGGGGGTTTCCGGGGCAGGTTGGGGACCCTAGGGGGGGGGTCCATCATCCAGGTCACCTCCCCCCCACTGCGTTTCTCCTCCCCAGGGAGAAGTCGCGCTCATGGCTCAGCACCGGCTGGTTCACCATGGTGATCGCGGTGGAGCTGTGCGACGCCGTCCACGTCTACGGCATGGTGCCACCCAACTACTGCGGGTAAGGAGACACTCCCCCCGCCCCAAGCCCCCCCTGGCCTTACCATGGGGCTCACCCCACGCTTCCCCCCCCATCTGCAGCCGCcggcccccaccccgccgccTGCCCTACCACTACTACGAGCCAAAGGGCCCCGACGAGTGCACGACCTACATCCACAACGAGCGGAGCCGCAAGGGCAACCACCACCGCTTCATCACCGAGAAGCGGGTCTTCGCCAGCTGGGCCAGCCTCTACAACATCACCTTCTCCCACCCCACCTGGCCCTAggggctgcccccccctccctccccagccaggcagaccCCTGGAGCTGCGACAGATGggggttcccctgcagccccccggggAGCAGTGGGACCCAGGCGTCGGGGTGCCACTGGCTGCCTCCCACAGGACCACTGCCGTTGTCCACGGTGGCACCTGGGATGTGTTGGGTTTtgagctgggttttgggggggccaGGTGGTAAGTGCAGTGTTTGGGGTGTGCCCCCCCCACCATCCATGGACGGGAGGCGTGGGGGTGAGATCCTGCCCGATCCTGGTCCAGGACTGCACCGGGGAGGTGCCAGGTCCCCTTGGCTCAGTTTGGGGTTGCATCATTTTTGGGGCCACTGCAGAGACTGTTTCCCCCAACCCCCTGAGTTGGGCGACCCCCCCTCTTGGGGCTCACCCCACCTCTGCCATCCCCAGCACCCCGATGCTGGTCCGCAGGCATCCTTCCCTCAGCAGAACCCCACAGTTTTCGGTGAGACCCCACGGGGGTGACACTGCCACCCTTGgtgccccagcaccccaaaaacacccagcccctcccagcactgctgcgCCCCACACCCACACTGCCAAAACCTTTTCTAACTGAGTGATGGGATTTTTGAAGCTTTTTGGGTATTTTGGTCTTTTCCTCCTTGCTTCTGGTCCCAGGGTTTGTATTTGGGTTTCCCGGCCGAAGGGGCGAGCGGGGGCTGCTCGTTAGTGATAACAAAGGGGCCGGCAGCAGCCTCCGGCTTGGTCCTCATCATTTATTAACtgcttataaaatatttagaagtgGGCACGTAGCGGGGGGGCCGGTAGTGCCCCTCggcagccggggtggggggattttattatttatttctcagcagCGGAGTAGTGGGTTTGGGGAAAATAGCTAAATACAGTGTGTCTGGATGCTGAGCCCTGGCAGGgggctctgtgcctcagtttccctcagtGCCCCCGTTGCTGCTGGGGCTTTGGGGGGCTCTGCACCAGGGGAAGCTGCGGGACACCCACATTTTGTAATGGTTTGTACAGGAATAAATATTGCTGCAGTCTGTTGCCTTGGGCCCTGGCTCCGCACTGGGTTTTTGGGGCTGGGCCATCGCAGGGGGTCTCGGCTGCCGCTCGGGACCCCCAGCCCGCAGCCGTGCTGGCCCCGGGCGCTCGGGAGGCTGCGGGAAGGGGCCCGGTGTGTCCAGCAGCCGGCTGAGCTCAGCCCTGAGCCATCCCCAGCGCCTGccctggggcggggggcagcTGAGACCTCCCCAACTCGTGTCACCGCCGGCCAGCTGCCCGTTTGCGGGGCCTTGGGACAGGGTCTCGGCAGccgcaggggaggaggaggaggaggaggaaggcaaggtGAGGCCACTGCACCCCCCGCGGCTTTTCCCCCTCCCCGGGGTTGGCAGAGTGGGGGTGGCAGCCAGGGAGGACCCCGGGATGGAGACAGCTGTCCCCCCCGAGGGGCTGCGGAGGAGGCACAGGGTGAGGCGCAGGGAGCCCCGGGGATGGCTCGGGGACCCCAATCCCCGCGGGGTCCCCTCgctgatggggaaactgaggcccgAGGGGGGGGCGGTGCAGCGCAGCCCCCGGcggggggctgggatggggggtCCGCACCCCTCGGCCATGCAGGGGTTAACCGcatcccttcccccagccccctccGGCGCAGGAAGGGCCGATGTTACGGGGGGCGgtgctcgcccccccccccccccccattgcgctgcccgtcccctgcccgtcccctgcCCGCTGGCGGCAGGGCCCCGCTCCCGGCATGCACCGCGGCGCAGCGCTCTATATATAGCGGTACCAGCGCGGGCAGGaccgcaggcagctgccccctgcccggcccggcccagaGGTCAGTgtgacccccacagccccccaccccgccccggggGAGGCCCGGGGCTCCGGCcttcgggggtgggggggggggccgtGACGTGTGTCACTgcggcaccggggtggggggggggggggccatggGATGGGGGGGCCTGTGCCCACCGATGCTGCCcggggggggctggcagcaccgGCTGGGaacggggggcggcgggggggggggcatcgcatggggtgctgggggcattgtgtgggtgctgggggcatTGCATGGGGCGCTGGGGGCATTGTGTGGGTTCTGGGGGGCACtgcatggggtgctgggggcattgcatggggtgctgggggcattgtgtgggtgctgggggcatTGCATGAGGTGCTGGGAGTCATTGCATGGGGTGCTGGGAGGCATTGTGTGGGTTCTGGGGGGCATtgcatggggtgctgggggcattgtgtgggtgctgggggcatcGGTGCTGAGGCACTTGCATGGGTGCTAGAACCATTGCAGGGGATACTGGAGGGCTTGCAGCAGGGGTGCTGGAGCCTTtgagtgggtgctggggggcttgCAGGGGTGCTGGAGCCGTTGCATGGGTGCTGAGGCCTTTGCTGGGGGCTTGCAGGGGGTGCTGGAGGGATTGCGGGGTGCTGGAGAGATTGTGGGGTGCTGGAGCAGCCCGGGCCCAGGCCTGGGGTCCCGGGGGGGCAGCTGGATGCTGACGGGATGGGGTGGGGGCCGGGTGGGTTGGAGCTGAGAGTGGGGTGAGATTGGtgggagcaccccagggtgctctgGGTTGTCCCGGGCCACACTGCACCTCCcacccagccccctccccagccccgacCCACTGGGCTCCCCACACAGcaccccctccccatctcctcggACCAGGCTCCTCCACATCCCCCTCGCGCTGCACCCACGGGCCCAGCGCTGTGCTGGATCAGGCCCTGAGCCCGCACCAAGGGCCAGAGCTGCCCCCAGCCCGCCATGGCCCACCCGAGGTCGGTGCCAGTGGTCCTGGAGCTCAGTACCCCCCACAATTAGAGACCCCACAGGCTCTGcaccctcccagccccacacagaCCCCATGGGGGCCATCCCAGGCTTCGGCCCCCCAGCGCAGGTGGGACGTGACCCGGTGCCGGTTTCAGCCCGGCCATTCTTAGCCTCTGCCCTTTCCCAGCTGTAACACGACCTCGTCAGCAGCCACGGGCTTGTTTGGCCCCGAGATgtcccatccccagcaccccgTCCGGCCAGTTTGGGCTGACGTGGTGTAACCAAGCAGGTTGGGTGCCGTGGGGCTGGGTGCGGGCAGGCAGGGTGGCCAAACCCTGCCCTGAGATGATGGGAGTGCAGTTGGGGTGCTGCAAGGGCCCCCCCTTAGggcaccccccaaaaaatcagccTGGGGGGAGCTGGAGGGATGCTGCCTCCATCACTGGGTGTCCTGGTGACTCCGGTAAACCCAAGCCGGTTTCCGGCTGCCAGGCGGCACCTGGGGCACGGGGATGTGGTCAGGGCAAGGGAGGAAGCTGGTAACGTCACCACGCGTCACCCGGCATGGGGAAGCCCTTGCCGCAGCCGGATGGGGCGGGTGGCTGCCGGGAGCCAGGTAGGTGATGGCCGTGGGAGCAGAAGCCCTGAGCTCCCTATTTTAGGGCCAAGCTGGAGCCCTCAAGGCCCAACCCTCAGCTTGGCCATGGCACTGGGCACCCGCATGGCAGGGGAGGGAGAACTGTTGTCAGCCTggaccccagccctggggacccgtGTGTCCCAGCTGTGCTGAGTTACTCATCCTGCTCTTTTCTCGCAGCCTGAAGTGCTCCTGTGCCTGGACCGCGGCAGCATGTCGGCAGGTGAGTGCTCCATCCCCCTTGCACGCGTCCCCCTTACATCCATTCCCTCAATCCTCCCTGCATCCATCCCCCTTGTCCCCCTTGTATCTGTCCCCCCTGCATCTGTCCCCTCCGTCCTCTCTGCATCTGCCCTCCTTGCACgcatcccccccatcccccttACATCCATCCCCTCAGTCCCCTGTGCATCCCTGACCTCCATCCCcttccatcccttccctctgACCGCCCCCCACATCCCTGCAGCCCACCACGTGCCCCACGTCCCCTCAGTCCCCACCAGCCATTTGGCTCCGTCCCCAGTCCTGGGGATCGCTGAGTGCTGGAGGAGTTGAAATTTCACCCGGCTGTAATCAGGAGATGGGAGAGCGGCCTCAGAGCAGCTCGGCTTTATTTTTAGCTCTGCCTCCCCCCATGGTGTCGTACCCCAGCATCGCCCCGCACCGTGGCTGGGCCAGATCCTGCAGGTGACACAGGACCCTGCGCCTGGGTGCTGAGCAGGGGACAGGGCAATTGGTGCCACCGGCACATCAGCCACCAGGCCCAGGGACCGATGCTGGGGTTCAGGGACTGCCGGGGGTCACGCCAGGCGCTCGAGGTGGCCCTGCCAAGCCAAGCCTGCCACAAGCCCCCGTTAGCCTGCCGGGGTGACAAGCTGGCCACAGGGATGGATGTGGCCAGTCCCTGCCTGCGGTGGAGCCGTGGACAGTGACCGTCTCCGGGACACCAGGCGGCAGTGGGATTCCAGCCCCACGGCCGAGGCGCTGTGGGGTGTTTGTGCTCAGCAATGTCCAGCCCGGCCGTCCCGACCTGCCCAGGTGACGAGGACAAGGGGGACACGCGGCTGCTTCCCTCTCCACCTTCTACGCCCCCAGGAGTCTGGGATCGGTCCCCTCCACCCCTGGGGATGCCTGCCCTGGATCTGGCACCCTCCAGGAGCACCTCACTCCCCAATGGGCTTTCTGGcttttgataattatttttttttccttcctttcctccagaAAAACTCAAGCACCACAAAATCATATTCGTGGTGGGTAAGTCTGTGTCTGGGTCCTGTCGCTGGTCGGGTCAAGGCCACAGCCCAGCCCTTACCCCTGCACCTctggggtgggggctgcggggagcagcCAGTGCCCAGGGctgaggagctggggctgggcgctgAGGGACCTTGGCTGTCCCCAGGCACTGTGGGGTGACCAtggctccagcccagctccttgAGGTGGGGTGTGCTGGGACCAGGAGGGCACCTCTGGCCGGGCATGGGGTGACAGTGTCTGGGGTGATGTGACACCTGGGGGGTGATGTCCTGGGTGCCAGGGGGATGGTGATGCCCTGGGTGCCATCAGGCAGCAATATCCTGGGTAACGATGGGGTCATGATACCCTGGGTGCTATTGGGACAGTGACATCAGGGTGCTGacggggtggtggtggtgtcttgGTTGGCAGTGGGACAGTGATGTCCTGGGTGCCATCGGGGTGGTGATGCCCTGGGGTGGTGGTGCCCACGTGCCAACTGCCAGCAGCCCATGACACCCCCAAGCACTTggcatcccccagcccaccccaggagctgctctgcccaTCCCTCTCGTGTTGGGCTTCAGGACACCGACCCCCGTCTCACCAGGCTCCAGGGTCTCCTGTGcgtctgtgctgctgcttccgTGCACCCCTCCAGCTCCTTACCCGTGGTTTGGGGCACATGTGGCCCTCGCATGACTTGCAGGTGGCCCAGGCTCGGGGAAAGGGACACAATGTGAGAAAATTGTGCAGAAGTATGGCTACACCCACCTCTCCACGGGGGACCTGCTGCGGGCGGAGGTCAGCTCGGGCTCGGAGCGGGGCAAGAAGCTGCAGGCCATCATGGAGAAGGGCGAGCTGGTGCCCCTGGTGAGTTcatgcaggcaggggtgcaggcaggggtggctGGGGGGATGCCAGATACCACGGTAATGGTCAGCACGTGGCCTGGGGACACCTTGTCCCTGCCACCCCAGGGGGCTTtttttgtcctggtttgagtgagtggggatttgggggtgcagcagggtttgggggtgctgggtggggggcaTATGGTCCCATGTCAGTCCTGGCAGCTctgtcctcccctccccaggacaCGGTGCTGGACATGCTGCGGGACGCCATGGTGGCCAAAGCGGACGTGTCCAAGGGCTTCCTCATCGATGGCTACCCCCGCGAGGtgaagcagggagaggagtttgagAAGAAGGTGAGCGCTGGcgccgtgccgtgctgtgctgtgccatgctgtgccgtgctTCCCACCCTCCAGGCAGAGGCGTTCCACCCGGCAGCAGCCCGGCCTCCCCATCCCAGTGAAGATCCCGTCCCAGCAGGGTCTAAACTGGGCACCATCGCAGCCAGCAAGTCCCCCTGCCTCGGGGACAGCCTGTGCCCAGGGTGCAGTGGGAGGGTGTCATCTCTCCAGGGTGCCCTCAGGCTGACAGAGGGTGACCACGGTGCCAGTGCGATGGCAGAGAGCCAGGGCTTGGCTGCGGTGTCCCTCGGAACACGGAACTCTGACACAGAACGGTGTCTGGtggtccccagccccacacagagGGAGACACAGGATGGGGACATCTGTGACCCCCACGCTTACCACCACCCCATCTCTCCAAACCAAACCAGCCCTGTGCTGGCTCGGCGTGGTGACAACCGTGTCCCCTCTGCCCGCAGATCGCTCCCCCTACACTGCTGCTCTACGTGGACGCGGGGAAGGAGACGATGGTGAAACGCCTGCTGAAGCGAGGCGAGACCAGCGGGCGGGTGGACGACAACGAGGAGACCATCAAGAAGCGTTTGGAGACCTACTACAAGGCCACCGAGCCCGTCATCGCCTTCTACAAGAGCAGAGGCATCGTCCGCCAGGTAAGCGGGGATGTGGCTGATGCCAGCACCCTCCAGCCCCACGGCTCGGGCTGCGTGTGGTCCCAGGGGAGGGGAAGTGATGGATGGGGATgatgagggaaggggaagaaactTGATCCTGGCTCGTTTGGGATGGGCTTGACCCCTGTGGTTCTCAACACGGAGACCCCCTCCAAGGATGGCCCCACACCCCTTTGCCCTAAATCGGCCCCGATCTCTCCACCCACGGCCAAAATCCATCCCTGGAAGAGCTCCGGTCGCGCTGTCCCCTGGTTTGAGCCCCCCCAGCTAACCCCTCTGCACCCAGCTCAACGCCGAGGGCTCCGTGGAGGAGGTTTTCCAGCAGGTCTGCTCCCACCTCGACAGCCTGTAGCCGaacccccggccccgctccctcgGCGTGCTCCGGCAGAGACAGCGGAAGCGGCTTTATCCTGTTTTCGTGGACGGAGCCGCGTGGAGGAAATTTCAAGGACATTGTGTTTGGCTCTTTCCCGTCTCTCCCCAGTAAAGTTCACTTTAATGAGCCCAGactttatctttttcttctgttgcaggaaatgagtttttctttccagagatttttttttcctcccccccctatgcccccccagccccttgaGCTGATTAGGGGCAGGAAGCTGGTGTTTATGCCCCCGGGGCAGCGGGATGCTGCTGCTcggaggaagggagggagcatCCCAGTCACTCGCCCCAGGTTCCCAGTCCAGGTCCTGCCGGGAGCCTGTGGCCCCATCCCACAGCCGCTCCCGTTGACCCTAATCCCGTCCCCCTCGCTGAACTGCCCTGTGCTCTGGGTGTGGGGGGCAGCATCTGAGCCGTATCCTGCACACGCgtcccttccccctgccccggcTCTCCCGACagctgccaggggctgggggtgcctggATTCAGGCCCAGCCAGGCCGGGATGGGGATTTACAGCAGCTTCATGCCTTGGCATTTCCTTGGTTTTTGGCTGTCAGGGTTTTTTAGGGTATGGGGTGGCTGCAGTGTGGTGTTTCAGGGTGGCACAACACCCCAGAGCAGgatgctccctgccctgctgtgccTGGGCATCCGCTGCCATCGGTGCCACCTCTCAGCCCTGTCCCTGGGGGGCTGCGGGACACCCAGGGGCCACCCAGCTGAGCCCAGCCACCAGGCTGGGTGCCCTCGTGggtgggggacagggcaggggtCTTCATGGGGG
This is a stretch of genomic DNA from Strix uralensis isolate ZFMK-TIS-50842 chromosome 21, bStrUra1, whole genome shotgun sequence. It encodes these proteins:
- the ST6GALNAC6 gene encoding alpha-N-acetylgalactosaminide alpha-2,6-sialyltransferase 6; translation: MSGSTSQRAAALGVLFALIMLLIIYSSGSGSEVFPYSRLRGRARRPPDLKKWGVKSGYLPVCGNKTLTARCHQCVIVTSSSHLLGTRLGTAIDGAECTIRMNDAPTTGYEVDVGNKTSFRVVAHSSLYRVLKRPQEFVNKTPETIFIFWGPPAKMQKSLLKIIQRVSASFPNMTAYVVSPGRMKQFDDLFRGETGKDREKSRSWLSTGWFTMVIAVELCDAVHVYGMVPPNYCGRRPPPRRLPYHYYEPKGPDECTTYIHNERSRKGNHHRFITEKRVFASWASLYNITFSHPTWP
- the AK1 gene encoding adenylate kinase isoenzyme 1, with translation MSAEKLKHHKIIFVVGGPGSGKGTQCEKIVQKYGYTHLSTGDLLRAEVSSGSERGKKLQAIMEKGELVPLDTVLDMLRDAMVAKADVSKGFLIDGYPREVKQGEEFEKKIAPPTLLLYVDAGKETMVKRLLKRGETSGRVDDNEETIKKRLETYYKATEPVIAFYKSRGIVRQLNAEGSVEEVFQQVCSHLDSL